In Chitinophaga oryzae, the sequence GCAGGCCGACAAGATCATTGTCATCGATAAAGGCGCTATCGTGGAAGAAGGCACCCATCATGAGCTGATCAGCAACGAAGAAGGGTTGTATAAAACGCTCTGTGAGATGCAGTTTATTCAATAAAAAAAGGCCGGCTTTTCAGCGCCGGCCTGCATATAGGGGTTGACTATTGGTTATTGCAATAGCTTTTGTACGACTTCATCAAAATGGCTGCGCTGGTAAAAGTCCATCGAGGTAGCGATACGTCCGTCTTTGTCGACGATGACCAGGTGCGGGATGCCCGTGATGTTAAACAGCTTCCGGACACCGGTTTCTTCTTTGAAGCCACCGTCGGCCAGCACCTGCATCCATTCCATTTGTAGCTCCTCCATGGCTTTTTTCCATTTGCCCTTGTCTTCATCGACCGATACGCCGACGAACGTCACCCCTTTGTCTTTATAGCGGTTGTAGTGTTCCCGCAGGGTGGGCACGTAAGCGCGGCAGGGAGCGCACCAGCTGGCCCAGAAATCCAGTACCACCACTTTGCCTTTCAGGTCGCTGAGCGAGACGGTTTTACCGGCAGGATCTTCCGTCCTGAATTCCGGCAGCGGAGACCTGGCTTCGATCATCCGGTAGGTCCCGATCCTTTCTGCCAGTGCTTTTCCTTCCGGCGAGTTTTTACCTTCGGACGTCAGTTGAGCGTAGGCCGCTTTCGCTTCATCGTACTTCACCGCGTACCGGTTGGCAATCCACGCGGCGATTTCCGCCTGCGGGTGCTCTGCGAAATACTGCATTGGCAGTACCTTGCTGGCACGATACTGCTGCCAGTGATCGTTATACTTCCCTCCTTTCAGGCTGCTGCCGGAGAGGGAATCAAAACTGCAGTTGATCGTATAGTCTGCGTTTTCGAGGAACACTTCTATTTTACGCGTACTTACTTTCA encodes:
- a CDS encoding TlpA disulfide reductase family protein, encoding MKYGSLLILWLLPLLSFAGDGFVIRGKITGVANGSVTILDLSGGSIADFPRVRIENGEFTYSGKLDHPQLLQLKVSTRKIEVFLENADYTINCSFDSLSGSSLKGGKYNDHWQQYRASKVLPMQYFAEHPQAEIAAWIANRYAVKYDEAKAAYAQLTSEGKNSPEGKALAERIGTYRMIEARSPLPEFRTEDPAGKTVSLSDLKGKVVVLDFWASWCAPCRAYVPTLREHYNRYKDKGVTFVGVSVDEDKGKWKKAMEELQMEWMQVLADGGFKEETGVRKLFNITGIPHLVIVDKDGRIATSMDFYQRSHFDEVVQKLLQ